A region of the Gemmobacter fulvus genome:
CGAATAACACAGCTCGATCAACGGGATCGGCGGCAGCCCCCCGGCCCGTTCCGGCGAAAACGGCGAGACCTCCATCCGGTTGGAACTGTCGACGATCCGCCCGCCCTTCAGCGCCGCAATCGAAAACCCCGCCCCCAGATGGGCGACAACCGCATTCAGCGTCTCGAACGGCTTGCCCAGTTCGGCGGCCAGCCTGCGACCGCAAGCCCGGATGCTCAGCGCATGGACAAAGCTGAAGCGCGGGATCTCGGGAAAGCCCGACACCCGCGCAACCGGCGGCAATTCATCGACCGACACCGGATCGACGATATAGGCCGGGCAGCCATGGCCGCCGGCAATCGCCGCCGCCAAGGGCGCGCCAAGATTTGACGCATGGTGATAGACCGGGCGATGCAGCGCAAAATCCACCAGATCGTCATTCACCGCGATCACCCCCGCAGGGACCGGGCTCAGCATCCCACCCCGCCCCGCAACCGCCGCCAGCCGCACGCCGCCGGGAACCGCATCCAGAAAGGCGCGCAACGCCGCCGCGCGATAGTCAAGCTGCGCGGCGATGCCCGCAAAGCCTGCCACCACCGCCTCGTCATGCTCCACCGTTTCTTCCAGCAGCCGCTGCACCTGCCCGGCCTGCGGCGCAAACAGACCGATCCGGGTGGTGGTCGTGCCGGGGTTGATGGTCAGGATCAGGTCTTTGGTCATCGCCTCACCCGGCATAGCTGTAGCTGGTTTTCACGGTGGTATAGAACTCCACCGCATGGCGGCCCTGTTCGCGCGCCCCGTGGCTGGAGCCTTTGGTGCCCCCAAAGGGCACATGGTAATCCACCCCCGCCGTGGGCAGGTTGACCATGACCATGCCCGCCTTGACCCCATGTTTGAAAGCGCGGGCATGGCGCAGCGATCCGGTGCAGATCCCTGCCGACAGGCCAAAGGCGCTGTCATTGGCCACCGTCAAGGCCTGATCGAAATCATCCACCTTGATGACCGCCGCGCAGGGGCCAAAAATCTCTTCCTGCGCCACCCGCATCGCCGGATCGGCCCCGAGGAACAGCGCAGGCGATTGGAAATAACCTGTCCCGCCAAGGGCATCGCCGCCGATTACCGTGCAGCCCTCGTCGCGGGCCAGCGCAACATAGCGCAGGTTTCCCTGCAATTGCGCCGCCGAAACCACCGGCCCGATCTGGCTGCCCTCGGCCAGCGCCGGGCCAACGCGCAGCGCCTGCATCTGGCGCGACAGTTCTGCGACAAAGGCATCATGGATCCCGGCCTGCACGATCAACCGGCTGGAGGCGGTGCAGCGCTGGCCGGTGGAGAAGAACGCGCCATTCAGGCAGGCGGCAACGGCCAGTGGCAGGTCGGCATCATCCAGCACCACCATCGGATTCTTGCCGCCCATTTCAAGCTGCACTTTCTTCATCGTCTCGGCCGCCGCGCGGGCGATGCCGCGCCCCGTTGGCACCGATCCGGTAAAGGAAATGCCCGAAATCTGCGGGTCGGCGACCAGCGTGGCCCCGACCCGCGCGCCCGAACCCATCACCAGATTGAACACGCCCGCCGGGCAGCCTGCCTGATGGATGATCTGTGCCAGCAGATGCGCGGTGCCGGGTGTCAGATCCGCCGGTTTGAACACGACCGCATTGCCATAGGCCAGCGCGGGCGCGATCTTCCAGGCCGGAATCGCAATCGGAAAGTTCCATGGCGTGATCAGCCCCACCACGCCCAGCGGCGCGCGCAGGATTTCGATATCCACCTGCGGACGGACCGAGGGCAAGGCCTCGCCCGCCACACGCAGCGCCTCGCCCGCGTAAAAGCGGAAGATCTGCGCGGCACGTCGGGTTTCGGCAAGGGCTTCGGGCAGGATCTTGCCCTCTTCCCGCGCCAGCATGGTACCGATCTCCTGTGCCCGCGCCTCGATCATGCTGGCAATCCGGTCCAGCAGATCCGCGCGGGGTTGCGGTCCGCCCTCAAACCAGGCCGTCTGGGCCGTTGCCGCCGCCGCCGCCGCGCGCGCCACATCATCAGCCCCGCCGCTGGCATAGACCCCGATCAGGTCAGACGGGTCGGAGGGGTTGCGGTTTTCGGACGTATCCTCGGCACCAACCCATTGGCCGGCAATCAGATTCAAATGCAGTTCAGACATGGCGGGCCCTTTGGAAAATGCGGGCCCGCACGCCCGGAAGGCGGTCATGCAGGCCCAGTCGGGGGTGCGGAACTCAGACCGTTTTCTGGATAGCTGCCTCGACCGAGGCTTCGATGATGTCCAGCGCTTCGGTCAGTTGATCCATCGGGATGGTCAGCGGTGGCAGCAGGCGGATGACGTTGTAACGCGTGCCGCAAGACAGCAGGATCAGGCCCCGCGCCTCGGCCTCGGCCACGATGGCGGCAGTCAGCGCCGCATCGGGGGCGCGGGTTTCGCGGTCCTTGACCAGCTCGAACGCATTCATCGCGCCCAGCCCGCGCACATCGCCGATGCAGGCCATGCCCTGACGGTCCGCCATGGCGGTCAGACGGTCGCGGATGATCTGGCCGATCTCGGTAGCGCGCGCGCACAGATCTTCGTCGGCAATCACATCCAGCACCGCATTGGCCGCCGCAATCGCCAGCGGGTTGCCCGCATAGGTGCCGCCCACGCCGCCGGGCAGCGGCGCATCTACGATCTCGGCCCGGCCTGTGACCGCCGACAGCGGAAAGCCTCCCGCCAGCCCCTTGGCCATCGTCACCAGATCCGGGGCGACGCCCGCATGGTCGAACCCGAACATCCGGCCCGTCCGCGCCATGCCTGCCTGCACCTCATCCGCGATGAAAACGATGCCGTGCTGATCGCAGAGCACCCGCAGAGCGCGCAGGAAACTGACCGGCGCGATATTGAATCCGCCTTCGCCCTGAACCGGCTCGATGATGATTGCGGCCACACGTTCGGGGTCCACCGAACTGGCGAACAGCCGCTCCAGCGCGCTGATCGCCTCGGCCTCGGACACGCCGTGGAAGTCATTCGGGAAGGGCGCATGGACAATCTCGGGCGGCATGGCGCCAAAGCCCTTCTTGTAAGGCGCAACCTTGCCGGTCAGCGCCATGCCCAGCAGGGTGCGGCCATGAAACGCCCCCGAGAACGAGATCACGCCCGACCGCCCGGTATAGGCCCGCGCCATCTTGATCGCGTTTTCCACCGCCTCGGCCCCGGTAGTTACCAGCATGGTTTTCTTAGAAAAATCGCCAGGGGTCAGCGCATTCAGACGCTCGGCCAGGGTCAGGTAGCTTTCATAGGGAGCGACGTGGAAACAGGTATGGGTAAAGGCCTGCGCCTGTTCGGCAACCGCCGCCATCACACGCGGATGGCGGTGGCCGGTATTGTTGACCGCGATGCCTGCGGCAAAGTCGATGAACCGGCGGCCATCGGCATCCCAAAGCTGGGCGTTTTCGGCGCGGGCGGCATAGATGCCGCGGGTTCCGACGCCGCGCGCCACAGCGGCGGTCTTGCGGGCGATCAGGGCGGCTGTGGCGGATTGGGTCATGTGGATGCTCCGATGATTCACTGCAAACAGCGCTATCATTGCTCAATATATTGAGCAATGATTTTGTGAATGTTGCACAAGATTCTCGTGCACCCTATGTTGCCTCCAGACAAGGAGGCGGCATGATTCAGGATTTCGACGTGGGCAGCCGGTTGAAGGAAATGCGTGTGGCCGCAGGCCTGTCGCAGCGACAGCTGGCCGAGGCTTCGGATGTGCCGCATGGCCAGATTTCGATGATCGAAACCAATCGCTCCAGCCCCTCGGTGGCGTCCTTGCGCAAGATTCTGGGCGGGCTGAAGGTCACCATGTCGGAATTCTTTGAACCCGACGCCACGCAGACCAGCGCCGTTTTCTTCAAGCCGCATGAATTGCGCGATCTGACGACGCGGCTTTACACCAAGATGGACGCGACCGGCGGACGGATCACGTTTCAGCAGGTCGGCGATGCCAAGGCGCATGGGCTGCAAATCTTGTATGAACGCTATGAGCCGGGCGCAGATACCGGCGAGGCGATGCTGGAACACATCGGCAATGAGGGCGGGGTGGTGATCTCGGGCGAGATCGAGCTGACGGTGGGCGAACAGACCGCCGTGCTGAAGGCGGGCGACAGCTATCTGTTCGATTCGACTGCGCCGCACCGCTTCCGCAACATCAGCGACCGCGAGGCGGTGGTCGTTTCGGCCTGCACACCCCCTTATCTGTAAGCTGCGCGCCCCTGCCCCGGAGGAAAACAGGGACGCGCGGGCGCCTTATTTCGCGATCAGAACGTCCATCGGGACGGGTTCGGAAATACGCCATTCGTCCACACGGGCGGGTTTGCCACTGGTGATTTCGATGATCTGCATCAGCGCGGTGTTCTGGTGGTGGAGTTGGGCGGAAAAGCTGCGCGGACCAAACGAGGTCGGCTCGTCGGTCATGGCCTCCAGCGCGGCTGTCACCGCCGCGCCCTCCACCGTGCCCGCGCGTTCCACCGCCTTGGCCCAGAGGTCGATCAGCACATAACCGGGATAGGCATATTGGCTGGCCGGACGCGCGCCGGTTGCCTTTTCATACGCCGCGTTGAAGGCCTCGACCTCGGGGCGCGGATCGTCGCCGTAGATGGAGCCCTGAACCGGCACCACAAAGCCCGACAGATCGGGCGTGGCGTCCAGCCAATAGCTGCCATCCACCGCCGATCCGTTCAGGATCAACGCGTTGATCCCCGCCGCCCGGATCTGCCGCACCGCCGCCGCAGCCCCCGGCATCACCGAACACAGCATGATGACATCGGGCTCTTCGTCCAGTTCCTTGATCCGGGTGATCTGGCTGGCGATCGAGGCATCGTCGTTCTTGAACGTATCGCGCCCGACAATGGCGGCCCCTTCAAGCCGGGGGAACATCCAGTCAAAGCCGGTGCAGATGCCCTTGTTATATTCGATGAACGTATCTTCCAGCACATAGGCCGCGCGGGCTTCACGTTTGGCATAGGCCCATTCGGCCATCGTGGCACCCTGCACCGGGGCCAGCACAGAGGCCGAAAAGGCGTTCGGCCCCACGCCCTGAATGCCCGCCTTCACATCCTCGGCACAGAGAAAGAACGAGTTCATGCCCTCGCCCTCGGCCACAAGCGCGGAGGGCGCGCCAAAGTCATAGTCGCAAGACACAACCAGCATCTGTGCGCCCTGATCGACGAGATCGAGACCGGCCTTGGCGGCTTCGGCGCGGTCTGTGCGGGTATCGGACTCAATCCACTTGATCTGGCCGCCGAGCAGCCCGCCCCCGGCATTGATCTCGTCGATGCGGATTTTTGCGGCGGTTGCGGCGGGGCTGTCATAGGCCTCCATCCAGCCGGATTTCGCGATGGCAAAGCCGACGGTGATGTCTTCGGCCATCACCGGGGCGGCAAGCGCTGCAAGCAGGGCGGTGCCAAGGGGCAGGTGTTTCATCAGTCTCTCCTGTTGGTTTTTTTATGGGTCAGTCGGTCGGATCTGCCCGCCCCGCGACCCAGGCGGCGGGCAAGCTCAGGTCGCGCCCGGCCAACAGACCGGCCGGGCGGAAAATCAGCACAAGGATCATGGCCAGGCCGATCAGGATTTCCTGGCTACCTGCGGGCAGGGCAAATTCCGTCGCCCCCAGCGTCACGCCCTTTTCCAGACGCACCAGCCCCTCGACCGCGATGGAGACGACAAGCACCCCCACCACCGCGCCCGACAGGCTGCCAATGCCGCCCATCACCAGCATGGCCAGCATCAGGAAGGTCAGGCCAAGGTAAAAGCCGTCCGGGTTGATGACACCGATGAAATGCCCCATCAGCGCGCCGCCGATCCCGCAGAAAAAGGCCGACAGCGTATAGGCCGCAAGGCGGTGGCGGTAACGGTCGATCCCGCTGGCGCTGGCGGCCACCTCGTCTTCGCGCGTGGCCCGCAAGGCAAGGCCCGACGCCGAAGCGGCATAGAGCGCCGCCACCCCAATGGCCAGCGCCGCCCAGCCCAGACCAACCCAGGGGCTGACATACCGCGCGAGCCCCACAACCGAGGATGTGCCGCCGGTGACGGGCGTCCAGTTCGACCAGATGGTGTTGACCATCGCCAGAAAGGCAAAGGTCGCGATGGAGGCCGCAATGCCCGACAGCCGCAGGATGGCCGCGCCGGTGATCAGCGCCAAGGCCGCCGCCACGCTGCCCGCAGCAAGGGCTGCGGGCAGCACATGCCATTCGGCCTGCGCCACCCAATCAGGCAGGCCGGTCAGCAGCAGCGATTTCATCTCGGGCTTCAGCGTGACCCAGGCCGAGACATAGGCCCCCACACAGGCAAAGGCTGCGTGGCCAAAGCTGATGACGCCGGAATTTCCGGCGAAGATCCAGAAGCCGACGACCAGCGTGACCCGGATCAGGGTTTCCGCCGCCATGCGCCCCAGCGACCTGTCGCCAAAGGCCAGAACCAGCAGCACAAAGCCGGCCAACAGCGCGATCAACAGCAGCGGCGTTGTCAGGCTGGCCAGTTTGCGGGCGTGATGTTGCGTCATGTCAGACCCTCGGTTTGGCGCTGGCAGTGGCAAACAGCCCCTGCGGACGCAGAAGAAGAACAAGGATTACAAGGCCGTAAAGAAAGGCGTCGCGGAACGGGCGCGCCTCGATCGGCAGGGTGGCCTGCAGCGCCACCGACACCGCACCCAGCACGAAACCCGCCGCCACCGCCCCCGGCAAACTGCCCATGCCGCCCACCACCGTGGCGATGAAGGCGATAAGCATGATCTGCCCGCCCATGCGCACATCGGCCACGCCGGTTTGCGCCACCAGCACCAGCGCCACGGCGGCGGCCAGCGCCCCCGACAGCGCGAAGGCCCCGGCAATCACCGCATTGGCGCGCACGCCCAGCAGGCGGGCCATGCCGAAATCCTCGGCGGCGGCGCGCATCTCCAGCCCCAGACGGCTGCGTTTGAGCATCAGCCCCAGCACACCTAGCAGCAAGAGCACCGCCCCGATGACGATGATCTGCAGCATCTGCACATCGGCCCCCATCAGGCGTACCGGCTTGCCCAGTTCGGGCCAGAGGCTGATGGCCTTGGGCCGACCGCCATAGGCCACCAGCAGGCTGTTCTGGATCACCACGCCCAGCGCGAAGCTGGCCACCATCAGCGCCACCGGCGAGGCGTTGCGCAGCGGGCGGAACACCAGATATTCCGACGCCACCGCCAGCCCCGCCCCTACTGCCAGCAGCGTCGGCACCAGAACCAGCGCCGGGGCGGCGCCCAGCCCCATCACCGCCACCGCATCGGTCGACGGCACGATCAGCGCGAACACCGCAAAGGCGATGAATTGGCCATGGGCAAAATTCACCAGCCTCATCACACCAAAGATCAGCGCGATGCCCAGCGCCGCCACGGCGTAAATGCCGCCCAGCGACAGCGCATCAAACACAAGTTGCAGGGTCAGCATGGCGCGGCCTCTCCGAAATAGGCTTCTTTCAGCAGGTCATCAGCGGCAAAGGCAGTGGCATCGCCATCCGCCACGATGCGCCCGCCGCGCAGCAGCAGCATCCGCCCGCCGACGCGCCCGGCCCTGGCCGAGCTTTGCTCCACAATCACCAGCGTCAGGCCGCGTTGGGCCTGAAGGCTGCACAGGCGGTCATAGACCTCGTCCACGACGCGCGGCGCCAGACCCAGCGAGGGTTCATCCACCAGCATCAGCTTGGGGTTGGTCATCAGCGCCCGCCCGATGGCCAGCATCTGCTGCTGCCCGCCCGACAGCGCCCCTGCATTGGCATGGCGGCGCGTGCCAAGGATCGGGAAGGCGGCATAGATCGCCTCCAGATCATCGGGCACCGCCGCCTTGTCACGGCGCAGGCCCACCCCGACCATCAGGTTTTCCTGCACGCTGAGCGCGCGAAAGATGCGCCGCCCCTCGGGCACCATCGACAGGCCGCGCCGGGCAATCGCCTCGGGGACACGGCCCGACAGGATGTCGCCATCCATTTCGATCCGGCCATGCGCCGCGCGCACCTCGCCCGCGATGGCCCCCAGCAACGAGGATTTTCCCGCCCCGTTCGGACCCGAGATGAACACCCGCTCGCCTTCCGCGATGGAGAACGAGACATCCTTGACCGCGGTCAGCTTGCCATAGCGCACCGACAGGTCGAACACTCCCAGCTTGGGCATCAGGCGGCCTCCTCATGGTCGGCGCCCAGATAGGCCTCGCGCACGGCGCGGCTGGACAGGATGGCGCGGCGGTCGCCCGCCTCGATCACGCGGCCACCATCGAGCACCACCACATGCGCGCAGACCGACAGCACCAGCCCGACATTGTGTTCGATCAGCAGCACACCCACGCCCAGTTCGGTCGCGATGCGCCGGATCAGCGCCGCCAGATCGGCGGCCTCGGGTTCCGACATGCCGGCGGCGGGTTCGTCCAGCAGCAGGAACGCCGGTTTGCCCATCAGAGCCCGCGCAATCGCCACGCGGCGCTCATCGGTATAGGGCAGCCCGGCGGCAGAGCGGCTTTGCATCCCCGCCAGCCCCATCCAGTCCAGCAGACGGATGGCCTCGACCTCGGCATGATGGCGCGACAGGCCGAGGCCCACCCCCGTCACCGCCAGATTGTCCAGCACATCCAGCCCGGTGAACAGGCGGCCCGCCTGAAAGGTGCGCGCCACGCCAAGGCGGCGCATCGCATGGGCCGTAGCGGCCGAGACATCGCGCCCGCCCAGCATCACCCGCCCGCCGGTCGGGCGCTGAAATCCGGTCAGGACATTGACGCAGGTGGTTTTGCCTGCACCATTCGGCCCGATCAAGCCCATCACCTGCCCCGGCTGCACCACCAGACTGACCCCGGCAAGCGCCTGGAAGCCGCCAAAGGCGACCCCCACCTGTTCCAGCGCCAGCGCCATCTTACACCGCCGCCGTCAGGGTCACGACATAGACGCCGGTTGCATCCAGATCGACCTTCCAGCCGGGTTCGATCACCAGCGTCGTCGTCACCTCTTGGATGACCGCCGGGCCGGTCAGCACATCGCCCGCGCCCAGCAGGGCACCATCATAGACCGGCGTATCCTGCACGATGCCCTCTGCATTGAAGATCATTGGCCGCGTGCCCTTCAGCGCCGCATGGGCCCCGGTGCCGGGCGCAACCGTCATGCGGGCCGGGCGATCCACCGCGCCGGAAATGGCGCTTTCGACATTCACCACCTCGACCGGGCTTTGCGGTTCGGAATAGGTGTAAAGCTCTTCGTGGCGGGCGTGGAAAGCGGCTTTCAGCCGTTCCAGAGCGGCCTCGTCGATGGTGAAGGCCTCGATGTCCACGGTGCATTCATGCACCTGCCC
Encoded here:
- the buk gene encoding butyrate kinase: MTKDLILTINPGTTTTRIGLFAPQAGQVQRLLEETVEHDEAVVAGFAGIAAQLDYRAAALRAFLDAVPGGVRLAAVAGRGGMLSPVPAGVIAVNDDLVDFALHRPVYHHASNLGAPLAAAIAGGHGCPAYIVDPVSVDELPPVARVSGFPEIPRFSFVHALSIRACGRRLAAELGKPFETLNAVVAHLGAGFSIAALKGGRIVDSSNRMEVSPFSPERAGGLPPIPLIELCYSGRYDKATLMARLYGQGGAFAYLGTKDMRRVEAMIDAGDEKAALIHEAMLYQVGRAIGAMAAVLDFAPDGVILTGGMAHSARVVAAIRARCAALAPLHVYAGSDESRALAEGAARVLAGQEAAMTWPVAPW
- a CDS encoding aldehyde dehydrogenase family protein, which codes for MSELHLNLIAGQWVGAEDTSENRNPSDPSDLIGVYASGGADDVARAAAAAATAQTAWFEGGPQPRADLLDRIASMIEARAQEIGTMLAREEGKILPEALAETRRAAQIFRFYAGEALRVAGEALPSVRPQVDIEILRAPLGVVGLITPWNFPIAIPAWKIAPALAYGNAVVFKPADLTPGTAHLLAQIIHQAGCPAGVFNLVMGSGARVGATLVADPQISGISFTGSVPTGRGIARAAAETMKKVQLEMGGKNPMVVLDDADLPLAVAACLNGAFFSTGQRCTASSRLIVQAGIHDAFVAELSRQMQALRVGPALAEGSQIGPVVSAAQLQGNLRYVALARDEGCTVIGGDALGGTGYFQSPALFLGADPAMRVAQEEIFGPCAAVIKVDDFDQALTVANDSAFGLSAGICTGSLRHARAFKHGVKAGMVMVNLPTAGVDYHVPFGGTKGSSHGAREQGRHAVEFYTTVKTSYSYAG
- the gabT gene encoding 4-aminobutyrate--2-oxoglutarate transaminase; protein product: MTQSATAALIARKTAAVARGVGTRGIYAARAENAQLWDADGRRFIDFAAGIAVNNTGHRHPRVMAAVAEQAQAFTHTCFHVAPYESYLTLAERLNALTPGDFSKKTMLVTTGAEAVENAIKMARAYTGRSGVISFSGAFHGRTLLGMALTGKVAPYKKGFGAMPPEIVHAPFPNDFHGVSEAEAISALERLFASSVDPERVAAIIIEPVQGEGGFNIAPVSFLRALRVLCDQHGIVFIADEVQAGMARTGRMFGFDHAGVAPDLVTMAKGLAGGFPLSAVTGRAEIVDAPLPGGVGGTYAGNPLAIAAANAVLDVIADEDLCARATEIGQIIRDRLTAMADRQGMACIGDVRGLGAMNAFELVKDRETRAPDAALTAAIVAEAEARGLILLSCGTRYNVIRLLPPLTIPMDQLTEALDIIEASVEAAIQKTV
- a CDS encoding cupin domain-containing protein, with amino-acid sequence MIQDFDVGSRLKEMRVAAGLSQRQLAEASDVPHGQISMIETNRSSPSVASLRKILGGLKVTMSEFFEPDATQTSAVFFKPHELRDLTTRLYTKMDATGGRITFQQVGDAKAHGLQILYERYEPGADTGEAMLEHIGNEGGVVISGEIELTVGEQTAVLKAGDSYLFDSTAPHRFRNISDREAVVVSACTPPYL
- a CDS encoding ABC transporter substrate-binding protein, with protein sequence MKHLPLGTALLAALAAPVMAEDITVGFAIAKSGWMEAYDSPAATAAKIRIDEINAGGGLLGGQIKWIESDTRTDRAEAAKAGLDLVDQGAQMLVVSCDYDFGAPSALVAEGEGMNSFFLCAEDVKAGIQGVGPNAFSASVLAPVQGATMAEWAYAKREARAAYVLEDTFIEYNKGICTGFDWMFPRLEGAAIVGRDTFKNDDASIASQITRIKELDEEPDVIMLCSVMPGAAAAVRQIRAAGINALILNGSAVDGSYWLDATPDLSGFVVPVQGSIYGDDPRPEVEAFNAAYEKATGARPASQYAYPGYVLIDLWAKAVERAGTVEGAAVTAALEAMTDEPTSFGPRSFSAQLHHQNTALMQIIEITSGKPARVDEWRISEPVPMDVLIAK
- a CDS encoding branched-chain amino acid ABC transporter permease, giving the protein MTQHHARKLASLTTPLLLIALLAGFVLLVLAFGDRSLGRMAAETLIRVTLVVGFWIFAGNSGVISFGHAAFACVGAYVSAWVTLKPEMKSLLLTGLPDWVAQAEWHVLPAALAAGSVAAALALITGAAILRLSGIAASIATFAFLAMVNTIWSNWTPVTGGTSSVVGLARYVSPWVGLGWAALAIGVAALYAASASGLALRATREDEVAASASGIDRYRHRLAAYTLSAFFCGIGGALMGHFIGVINPDGFYLGLTFLMLAMLVMGGIGSLSGAVVGVLVVSIAVEGLVRLEKGVTLGATEFALPAGSQEILIGLAMILVLIFRPAGLLAGRDLSLPAAWVAGRADPTD
- a CDS encoding branched-chain amino acid ABC transporter permease, encoding MLTLQLVFDALSLGGIYAVAALGIALIFGVMRLVNFAHGQFIAFAVFALIVPSTDAVAVMGLGAAPALVLVPTLLAVGAGLAVASEYLVFRPLRNASPVALMVASFALGVVIQNSLLVAYGGRPKAISLWPELGKPVRLMGADVQMLQIIVIGAVLLLLGVLGLMLKRSRLGLEMRAAAEDFGMARLLGVRANAVIAGAFALSGALAAAVALVLVAQTGVADVRMGGQIMLIAFIATVVGGMGSLPGAVAAGFVLGAVSVALQATLPIEARPFRDAFLYGLVILVLLLRPQGLFATASAKPRV
- a CDS encoding ABC transporter ATP-binding protein translates to MPKLGVFDLSVRYGKLTAVKDVSFSIAEGERVFISGPNGAGKSSLLGAIAGEVRAAHGRIEMDGDILSGRVPEAIARRGLSMVPEGRRIFRALSVQENLMVGVGLRRDKAAVPDDLEAIYAAFPILGTRRHANAGALSGGQQQMLAIGRALMTNPKLMLVDEPSLGLAPRVVDEVYDRLCSLQAQRGLTLVIVEQSSARAGRVGGRMLLLRGGRIVADGDATAFAADDLLKEAYFGEAAPC
- a CDS encoding ABC transporter ATP-binding protein, with the translated sequence MALALEQVGVAFGGFQALAGVSLVVQPGQVMGLIGPNGAGKTTCVNVLTGFQRPTGGRVMLGGRDVSAATAHAMRRLGVARTFQAGRLFTGLDVLDNLAVTGVGLGLSRHHAEVEAIRLLDWMGLAGMQSRSAAGLPYTDERRVAIARALMGKPAFLLLDEPAAGMSEPEAADLAALIRRIATELGVGVLLIEHNVGLVLSVCAHVVVLDGGRVIEAGDRRAILSSRAVREAYLGADHEEAA